One window of the Desulforamulus hydrothermalis Lam5 = DSM 18033 genome contains the following:
- a CDS encoding methyl-accepting chemotaxis protein has product MSYNSDNEVDAIYTILETIGPQVVSMVAGETGENVHIMGKGGVIIATTQPERLGTVHEGARKLLAGEIDEAFITEEDCRHLSGVKPGYTAPIVFNNRRIAGLGISGDPHRTKPMARIGIRVVEAWIAREMANQAVRQTVQQVHARLQEATAAIEEVSASAQHLVKGSQDLAQTAEQANLKVEQVNRILEAIEEISTRSNLLGLNAAIEAARAGEQGRGFGVVATEIRKLANSSAKSVSDTAQIIAEIREIFQQIAGAVLQHASLTESQTASLEELAAQLTDISLQMDQLAGNFA; this is encoded by the coding sequence TTGTCTTACAATTCAGATAATGAAGTTGATGCTATTTACACCATTTTAGAAACCATCGGTCCCCAGGTGGTATCTATGGTGGCCGGGGAAACCGGTGAAAATGTACATATCATGGGCAAGGGCGGCGTTATTATTGCCACCACCCAACCGGAAAGGCTGGGCACTGTACATGAAGGCGCCCGAAAACTGCTGGCCGGCGAAATTGATGAGGCATTCATTACCGAGGAAGACTGCCGGCACCTCAGCGGGGTTAAGCCCGGCTATACAGCTCCCATTGTGTTTAATAACCGGCGGATAGCCGGCCTGGGCATCTCCGGCGACCCGCACCGTACCAAACCCATGGCTCGCATTGGCATTCGGGTGGTGGAAGCCTGGATTGCCCGGGAAATGGCTAACCAAGCTGTCCGGCAAACCGTGCAGCAAGTGCATGCCCGGCTGCAGGAAGCCACAGCGGCCATTGAAGAAGTTTCTGCCTCAGCCCAACACCTGGTAAAAGGCAGCCAGGATCTGGCCCAAACGGCAGAACAGGCCAACCTGAAGGTAGAACAAGTTAACCGCATCCTGGAGGCCATTGAAGAAATCTCCACACGCAGCAACCTGCTGGGCTTAAATGCGGCCATCGAAGCAGCCCGGGCGGGTGAACAGGGCCGGGGCTTCGGCGTAGTGGCCACCGAAATTCGCAAGCTGGCAAACTCCAGCGCCAAATCGGTATCAGATACAGCCCAAATAATTGCTGAAATCAGGGAAATTTTTCAACAAATTGCCGGCGCAGTGCTGCAGCATGCTTCTTTAACAGAAAGCCAAACCGCCTCCCTGGAGGAACTGGCCGCCCAGCTGACAGACATATCCTTGCAAATGGATCAGCTGGCCGGCAACTTTGCTTAG
- a CDS encoding zinc ribbon domain-containing protein: MEFIKNIGEKAKDIGEKAREITKRSGELLEVTKMRYEINKLEKIMVNNIEALGELYYRKFKGEEELVPEIERLCQSTLAVEQDIQKLRQQIEKLMPKPALCSQCGKELPEEARYCPYCGTKITE, translated from the coding sequence ATGGAATTTATTAAAAACATCGGTGAAAAAGCCAAGGATATTGGCGAAAAAGCCAGGGAAATTACCAAACGTTCCGGTGAGCTGTTAGAAGTTACTAAAATGCGTTACGAAATCAACAAGTTAGAAAAAATAATGGTAAATAACATTGAAGCCCTGGGCGAGCTTTACTACCGCAAGTTTAAAGGGGAAGAGGAACTGGTGCCGGAAATTGAGCGGCTTTGCCAGTCCACCCTGGCTGTGGAGCAGGATATACAAAAGCTGCGGCAACAAATTGAGAAATTAATGCCCAAACCGGCTTTGTGTTCTCAATGCGGCAAAGAGCTGCCGGAAGAAGCCCGGTATTGTCCGTACTGCGGTACCAAGATAACCGAATAA
- the trkA gene encoding Trk system potassium transporter TrkA, which yields MKITIIGAGKVGFETAKRLCEEGHDILVVDKDESKLARVDEQLDVMILRGNGATAQVLRHPHVVDSELLLAVTDSDEVNIIAGMTGKKLGIKKSIVRVRDPHYAMDSSFSREDLGLDLIINPELAAAREIVRMLTMALPVHTEPFGQGKVQMADITVDEGMVLFVNKRIKDLDMPPSCLIVAISRRGDMIVPGGMDFILPGDTLYILGLPSSIDTLVSKVKKRRQKRIHTVIILGGGRLAYYLADKLCSLGMSVKVIEQNYARCQELAERLPNALILNGDGTDVDLLKREGIEETDGFVAVTGLDEENLLISLLAKQMGAKMVVAKVSRASYAPIVESLGVDAAVSPRLITASEIVRFIQGGRLLSLFMLLNGKAEVVELIVPAASRVVGKPLAKCGLPKNVIVGAILREDRAIIPEGTEKILAEDRIVVFALGHTLNTIEKLFDAGGK from the coding sequence ATGAAAATAACCATAATCGGAGCAGGTAAAGTGGGCTTTGAAACAGCTAAACGTTTATGCGAAGAAGGCCACGACATTCTGGTGGTGGACAAGGATGAAAGCAAGCTGGCCAGGGTAGATGAGCAGCTGGACGTCATGATTTTACGGGGCAACGGCGCCACCGCCCAGGTACTGCGGCATCCCCATGTGGTGGACAGCGAACTGCTGCTGGCTGTCACAGACAGTGATGAAGTCAATATCATCGCAGGCATGACGGGCAAAAAACTGGGCATTAAAAAATCCATTGTCCGGGTGCGCGACCCGCACTACGCCATGGACTCATCCTTTTCCCGGGAAGACTTGGGCCTGGACTTGATTATTAACCCGGAACTGGCAGCCGCCAGGGAAATTGTTCGTATGCTAACTATGGCTTTGCCGGTGCATACTGAGCCCTTTGGCCAGGGCAAGGTGCAAATGGCTGACATTACAGTAGATGAAGGCATGGTGCTGTTTGTTAACAAACGGATTAAGGATTTAGACATGCCCCCTTCCTGCTTGATTGTAGCTATTTCCCGCCGGGGCGATATGATCGTACCCGGCGGCATGGATTTTATTCTACCCGGTGACACCCTATACATCCTGGGTTTGCCCAGCAGTATCGATACCCTGGTATCAAAGGTTAAAAAACGCCGTCAAAAAAGAATTCATACCGTAATCATTTTGGGGGGCGGCCGTTTGGCTTATTACCTGGCCGATAAACTTTGTTCGCTGGGCATGTCGGTAAAAGTTATTGAGCAAAACTATGCCCGCTGCCAGGAACTGGCGGAGCGTTTACCTAACGCCCTGATCTTAAACGGGGACGGGACCGACGTTGACCTGCTCAAGCGGGAAGGTATTGAAGAAACCGACGGTTTTGTGGCGGTGACCGGTCTGGATGAAGAAAACCTGCTGATTTCTTTGCTGGCCAAGCAAATGGGCGCTAAAATGGTGGTGGCCAAAGTCAGCCGGGCCAGTTATGCGCCCATTGTGGAGAGTTTAGGTGTGGATGCCGCCGTCAGTCCCCGTTTAATTACCGCCAGCGAAATAGTTCGTTTTATCCAGGGGGGGCGCTTGTTATCGCTGTTTATGTTGTTAAACGGCAAGGCCGAGGTGGTGGAATTAATTGTCCCGGCGGCCAGCCGTGTAGTGGGTAAACCCCTGGCTAAATGCGGTTTGCCCAAAAACGTTATTGTGGGAGCTATTTTGCGGGAAGACCGGGCAATAATCCCGGAAGGAACAGAAAAAATACTGGCGGAAGACCGGATTGTTGTTTTTGCCCTGGGGCATACATTAAACACCATTGAGAAGCTGTTTGATGCAGGAGGAAAATAG
- a CDS encoding TrkH family potassium uptake protein: MHIQLVLKTLGLVLLFEAAAMVPSLFISIFYQEAGTFSFLVGITAAGLAGCGLYLVPVKHKNVGYREGFAIATFSWLLLALFGAIPFAVAGAVPGYIDAVFETMSGFTTTGASVIPNVEILPKSILFWRSLTHWLGGMGIIVLTLALIPSLNIAGMQLFKAEVPGPTKSKVLPRIAQTSRQLYKVYVFITLIQVAALKLAGLSWFDSFIHTFGSVATGGFSNYNASVGHFQSLAVETIIIFFMVLSGINFALHYYWMRGDCRPLWQDYETRLFLTLILCSTAVISVNLFIVTGHSPAQAVREALFTVCSLITTTGYATADYDQWPALSKFILLFLMFVGGCAGSTGGGLKVGRLLILTKAFSRQLMRLIHPKAVIPVRIGQDVVAQEVVESAHVFFTLYMMLFALGTAVLAALGLDLVSAASAAAANLGNVGPGLGLVGPMFNYADLPDLGKMTLTFLMLVGRLEIYTVLLVFSVKFWR, from the coding sequence TTGCATATCCAACTGGTATTAAAAACTCTGGGACTGGTTTTGCTGTTTGAAGCAGCAGCCATGGTCCCTAGTCTTTTTATAAGTATTTTTTATCAAGAAGCCGGCACATTTTCCTTTTTGGTCGGCATAACAGCCGCCGGCTTAGCGGGATGCGGTTTGTATCTGGTGCCGGTTAAACATAAAAACGTGGGTTATCGCGAAGGGTTTGCCATTGCCACCTTCAGCTGGCTGCTGCTGGCGCTTTTTGGCGCCATACCCTTTGCGGTGGCGGGAGCTGTACCCGGCTATATTGATGCGGTTTTTGAAACCATGTCAGGTTTCACCACTACCGGTGCTTCGGTTATCCCTAACGTGGAAATTCTGCCAAAAAGTATTTTATTCTGGCGCAGTCTGACCCACTGGCTGGGCGGTATGGGCATTATTGTTTTGACACTGGCCCTGATTCCTTCTTTAAACATTGCCGGTATGCAATTGTTTAAAGCCGAAGTACCCGGGCCGACCAAAAGCAAGGTACTGCCCCGCATCGCTCAAACCTCCCGGCAGTTGTATAAAGTATACGTTTTTATTACGCTGATCCAGGTGGCGGCCCTCAAACTGGCCGGTCTTTCCTGGTTTGATTCTTTTATCCACACCTTCGGGTCGGTGGCCACCGGAGGTTTTTCCAACTACAATGCCAGTGTCGGACACTTCCAGAGTCTTGCGGTGGAAACCATTATTATCTTTTTTATGGTTCTCTCAGGCATAAACTTTGCTCTGCATTATTATTGGATGCGGGGTGACTGCCGGCCCCTCTGGCAGGATTACGAAACACGTCTTTTTTTAACCCTGATACTCTGCAGTACCGCCGTCATTAGTGTTAATTTATTTATCGTGACCGGCCACAGCCCCGCCCAGGCTGTCCGGGAAGCGCTGTTTACGGTATGCTCCCTTATTACGACCACCGGTTATGCTACGGCGGATTACGATCAATGGCCCGCTTTAAGCAAGTTTATCCTGTTGTTTCTCATGTTTGTGGGCGGCTGCGCCGGTTCCACCGGCGGCGGCCTTAAAGTGGGGCGCCTGTTAATCTTGACCAAGGCATTCTCCCGCCAGTTAATGCGTTTAATTCATCCCAAGGCGGTTATTCCGGTACGCATCGGGCAGGATGTCGTTGCCCAGGAAGTGGTGGAATCTGCCCACGTCTTTTTTACTCTGTATATGATGTTGTTTGCCCTGGGTACTGCCGTTCTGGCCGCACTGGGACTTGACCTGGTTTCTGCCGCTTCCGCCGCTGCGGCCAACCTGGGTAACGTGGGGCCGGGTCTTGGTCTGGTGGGACCCATGTTTAACTATGCCGACCTGCCGGATCTGGGCAAAATGACGCTGACTTTCCTGATGTTAGTGGGCAGGCTGGAAATTTATACGGTTTTGCTGGTCTTTAGTGTAAAATTTTGGCGTTAG
- a CDS encoding N-acetyltransferase yields MQIRKAKISDVEQIHQLISHYAAQGQMLARARTTLYEGIREFSVVETDGKVVAAGSLHVLWHDLAEIRALAVAPDYTGRGLGRALVETFLQEARELELPRVFALTYKPAFFARCGFRLINKEELPHKVWKECVNCPQFPNCEESAVIIDLK; encoded by the coding sequence GTGCAGATTAGAAAAGCAAAAATTTCAGATGTTGAACAAATACATCAATTGATCAGCCACTATGCTGCTCAGGGCCAGATGCTGGCCCGGGCCAGGACAACCCTTTATGAAGGGATTCGCGAGTTTTCTGTGGTGGAAACCGACGGCAAAGTGGTGGCCGCCGGTTCGCTGCATGTGTTGTGGCATGATCTGGCTGAAATCCGGGCTCTGGCGGTGGCGCCTGACTATACCGGCCGGGGCCTGGGCAGGGCGCTGGTGGAAACCTTTTTGCAAGAAGCCAGGGAGTTAGAATTGCCCCGGGTATTTGCCCTGACTTATAAACCGGCCTTTTTTGCCCGCTGTGGTTTCCGGCTGATCAATAAAGAAGAACTGCCGCACAAAGTGTGGAAGGAGTGTGTTAACTGCCCGCAGTTCCCTAACTGTGAGGAAAGTGCGGTAATTATAGATTTAAAATAA
- a CDS encoding spore coat protein CotJB, with protein MAQYQLLMQIMQLEFAALELNLFLDTHPDCQESLAQFNKIHQELMQCKRTYEQTYGPLCNFGFSPNAGNYWQWINSPWPWEIKY; from the coding sequence ATGGCCCAATATCAACTGCTCATGCAAATTATGCAACTGGAATTTGCTGCCCTGGAACTTAACCTCTTCCTGGACACTCACCCGGATTGCCAGGAATCCCTGGCCCAGTTTAATAAAATTCATCAGGAGTTAATGCAGTGCAAGCGCACTTACGAACAAACCTACGGTCCCCTCTGCAATTTTGGTTTTTCACCCAATGCGGGTAATTACTGGCAGTGGATCAATTCGCCCTGGCCCTGGGAAATTAAATACTAA
- a CDS encoding glucose-6-phosphate isomerase, whose amino-acid sequence MTRYRQPQWQAQMKLQIDYNNMMADYVGPQEGFTRQDIESLAGQLQAAHQRMLAKRSAGEMQWRDLPWQQEAEVRQIIKTAREVRRRCENFVVLGIGGSALGPLAVQTALNHLHYNELPPDKRGGPRFYVLDNIDPERVAALFDIIDPAQTIFNVISKSGSTAETMAQFMIVYQMLRQKLGSGYAAHIIATTDAERGNLIKIARAEGYATFIIPSGVGGRYSELSPVGLLPAAVCGIDIEELLAGAAYMDQLCRTADVFANPAYLLAALQFLAMQRGKNISVMMPYAESLKYFADWYAQLWAESLGKRYNLSGEEVFTGQTPVKALGATDQHSQVQLYTEGPFDKVVTFLKAGSFRAEVDIPRVFKHVSGLAFLGGHTLGELLTAEQLATEYALMKAARLSFTITLPEINPFTVGQLIQLLAVKTAFAGELLHINAFDQPGVEEGKNATYALLGRPGYEAKKEELAARPAKNPAYII is encoded by the coding sequence ATGACCCGCTACCGGCAACCCCAATGGCAGGCCCAAATGAAACTGCAAATTGATTATAACAATATGATGGCGGATTATGTAGGGCCGCAAGAAGGTTTTACCCGGCAGGACATTGAGAGCCTGGCGGGGCAGCTGCAGGCAGCCCATCAACGTATGCTGGCCAAAAGAAGCGCCGGCGAAATGCAGTGGCGAGATTTGCCGTGGCAGCAAGAGGCAGAAGTGCGGCAAATAATCAAAACCGCCCGGGAGGTGCGCCGCCGTTGCGAAAACTTTGTTGTGTTGGGAATCGGGGGTTCCGCCCTGGGGCCGCTGGCGGTACAGACCGCTCTTAACCACCTGCATTATAACGAGCTGCCGCCGGACAAGCGTGGCGGGCCCAGGTTTTATGTGTTGGATAATATAGATCCGGAGCGGGTGGCCGCCCTGTTTGACATTATTGACCCGGCCCAAACTATTTTTAATGTAATCAGTAAATCCGGCAGTACTGCTGAAACCATGGCCCAGTTTATGATCGTATATCAAATGTTGCGTCAAAAACTGGGCAGCGGGTATGCTGCCCATATTATTGCCACCACAGACGCTGAGCGGGGTAACTTAATTAAAATTGCCCGGGCGGAGGGTTATGCCACCTTTATTATTCCGTCCGGCGTGGGGGGGCGGTATTCCGAGCTTTCCCCGGTGGGATTGCTGCCTGCGGCGGTATGTGGCATTGATATTGAAGAGTTGCTGGCGGGGGCCGCCTATATGGACCAACTTTGCCGGACGGCCGACGTGTTTGCTAACCCGGCTTATTTGCTGGCGGCGTTGCAGTTTTTAGCCATGCAGCGAGGCAAAAATATTTCTGTCATGATGCCTTATGCCGAAAGTTTAAAGTATTTTGCTGACTGGTATGCCCAATTATGGGCAGAAAGCCTGGGTAAGCGCTATAATTTGAGCGGCGAGGAGGTGTTTACGGGGCAGACGCCGGTCAAGGCCCTGGGTGCCACCGACCAGCATTCCCAGGTGCAGCTTTATACCGAAGGGCCCTTTGACAAGGTTGTTACATTTTTAAAGGCAGGCAGTTTCCGGGCGGAGGTAGATATACCCCGGGTGTTTAAACATGTTTCCGGCCTGGCTTTCTTGGGCGGCCATACCCTGGGGGAATTGCTCACCGCCGAGCAGCTGGCCACAGAATATGCCCTCATGAAGGCCGCACGCCTGAGCTTTACGATTACCTTGCCGGAAATTAACCCCTTCACAGTGGGCCAACTGATTCAACTGCTGGCAGTCAAAACTGCTTTTGCAGGGGAATTGTTGCACATTAACGCCTTTGACCAGCCCGGTGTGGAGGAAGGAAAAAACGCCACCTACGCCTTGCTGGGCCGGCCGGGCTACGAAGCCAAAAAAGAAGAACTGGCTGCCCGCCCGGCCAAAAATCCGGCTTATATTATTTAG
- a CDS encoding manganese catalase family protein, which translates to MWVYEKKLQIPVRVCGPNPRLASFIITQYGGPEGELGASLRYLNMRYSMPTNKAKGVLTDIGTEELAHMEIVATLVHKLLEGASVDQIKAAGWGSHYADHGKALWWENAAGVPWIAAYVSATGDPAADLQENLAAEAKARAVYENLIRLSDDPEATNVLRWLREREIVHFQRFGETLMDIQEYMKQKKFY; encoded by the coding sequence ATGTGGGTATATGAAAAGAAATTGCAAATACCGGTTCGGGTATGCGGCCCCAATCCCCGTTTGGCCTCATTTATAATTACGCAGTACGGCGGCCCGGAAGGTGAGCTGGGTGCTTCTCTCAGGTACTTAAACATGCGTTACAGCATGCCCACCAACAAGGCCAAAGGCGTTCTTACCGATATTGGTACGGAAGAACTGGCCCATATGGAAATTGTAGCCACTCTGGTGCATAAACTCTTGGAAGGTGCCTCGGTGGATCAAATTAAAGCTGCCGGCTGGGGTTCGCACTATGCTGACCACGGCAAAGCCCTGTGGTGGGAAAATGCTGCAGGGGTACCCTGGATCGCCGCTTATGTTTCCGCCACCGGTGATCCGGCAGCCGATCTGCAGGAAAACCTGGCTGCCGAAGCAAAGGCCCGGGCGGTCTACGAAAACCTCATCCGCCTGTCCGACGACCCGGAAGCAACCAATGTTTTGCGCTGGCTGCGGGAAAGAGAAATAGTACACTTCCAGCGCTTTGGCGAAACCCTGATGGATATTCAAGAGTACATGAAGCAAAAGAAATTTTACTAA
- a CDS encoding YhcN/YlaJ family sporulation lipoprotein has translation MKDLPVNKKWIVIFCLLMAAMLAAGCTAARKPEATNRNPVARENKQARMLAQEAAKVEGVKSAYVVVSGNMAVVGLNIDKNMEAAQTDRIKSEVGQRLKNADRQINDVRVSTDADTVTRIRNISEGIRQGRPVTDFTKQLDEIVRRMTPTKE, from the coding sequence GTGAAAGATTTGCCTGTTAATAAAAAATGGATTGTTATATTTTGCCTTCTTATGGCCGCCATGTTAGCCGCCGGCTGCACTGCCGCCCGCAAACCGGAAGCCACCAACCGCAACCCGGTGGCCCGGGAAAATAAGCAAGCCCGGATGCTGGCTCAAGAAGCTGCCAAAGTAGAAGGCGTGAAAAGCGCCTATGTGGTGGTTTCCGGCAACATGGCTGTGGTGGGGCTTAATATCGACAAAAACATGGAAGCAGCCCAAACCGACCGCATAAAATCCGAGGTTGGGCAGCGCCTGAAAAATGCAGACCGGCAAATTAACGATGTGCGTGTCTCCACCGATGCTGATACGGTAACCCGCATAAGAAACATTTCCGAAGGCATCCGCCAGGGCAGGCCGGTAACAGACTTCACCAAGCAGCTGGACGAAATTGTGCGCCGCATGACGCCCACCAAAGAATAA
- a CDS encoding type II toxin-antitoxin system PemK/MazF family toxin, whose amino-acid sequence MQVRRGDVFYADLSPVVGSEQGGIRPVLILQNDIGNQYSPTTIIAAITSQIAKAKLPTHVEIQAKATGLEKDSVILLEQLRTIDKSRLFEKVSSLNEELMNKVNRAVEISLGLVEI is encoded by the coding sequence ATGCAGGTTCGGCGCGGCGATGTATTTTATGCCGATCTTAGCCCGGTGGTCGGCTCAGAACAGGGAGGCATCAGACCGGTATTAATTCTGCAAAATGATATTGGCAACCAGTATAGTCCCACCACCATTATTGCGGCTATTACCTCCCAGATTGCCAAAGCAAAGCTCCCCACCCATGTGGAAATCCAAGCCAAGGCTACCGGGCTGGAAAAGGATTCGGTTATTCTTTTGGAACAATTAAGAACCATTGACAAGAGCAGGTTATTTGAAAAAGTTTCATCATTGAATGAAGAATTAATGAACAAAGTAAACCGGGCGGTAGAAATCAGCCTGGGATTGGTAGAAATTTAG
- the ilvN gene encoding acetolactate synthase small subunit, which yields MRHSLAVLVLNKPGVLARISGLLSRRMFNIESIAAGYTEDPNITRITLVVQGDENILYQVVKQLSKLVDVIKIHELAAADSISRELALIKVRANDPGRRADIVNIVDIFRANVVDVNSETMVIELTGTEEKIDALCGMLREHGIVEMVRTGKICLDRGPGAAKDAPDNYLT from the coding sequence ATGAGACACAGTTTAGCCGTACTGGTATTAAACAAGCCAGGGGTTTTAGCCAGAATTTCCGGTTTGCTCAGCCGTCGCATGTTCAATATTGAGAGTATTGCCGCAGGGTATACCGAGGATCCCAATATTACGCGCATTACCCTGGTGGTGCAGGGGGATGAAAACATCCTTTATCAGGTGGTAAAACAGCTGAGCAAGCTGGTGGATGTTATTAAAATCCATGAGTTGGCCGCTGCGGATTCCATCAGCCGGGAGCTGGCGCTCATCAAAGTAAGGGCTAACGACCCCGGCCGGCGGGCGGATATTGTTAATATTGTAGATATTTTTCGAGCCAATGTGGTGGATGTCAACAGCGAAACCATGGTTATTGAACTGACCGGCACGGAAGAAAAAATTGACGCCCTCTGCGGTATGCTGCGGGAGCATGGCATAGTAGAAATGGTGCGTACGGGTAAAATCTGTTTGGATCGGGGGCCGGGTGCGGCCAAAGATGCACCGGATAATTACCTGACATAA
- a CDS encoding CopG family ribbon-helix-helix protein produces MSQAQVKRIMISLPDSLLAEVDNIVEEERLNRSEFIREAMKLYIAERKRRILREQMKKGYLEMAKLNLALAVEYQRIENFSPGYELAKAEG; encoded by the coding sequence GTGTCTCAGGCTCAAGTTAAACGAATCATGATCAGCCTACCCGACAGTCTGCTGGCGGAAGTGGACAATATCGTCGAGGAAGAAAGACTAAATCGCAGCGAATTTATCCGGGAAGCCATGAAACTTTATATTGCTGAGCGTAAACGTCGCATCTTAAGAGAACAAATGAAAAAGGGCTATTTGGAAATGGCAAAATTAAATCTGGCTCTGGCCGTTGAGTATCAGCGGATTGAGAATTTCTCCCCGGGTTATGAGCTGGCCAAAGCGGAGGGATAA
- a CDS encoding gamma-glutamyl-gamma-aminobutyrate hydrolase family protein — protein MRPVIGITSSYDRESGRTFLSRYYVEAVQAAGGLPLVLPCILAEEQAEEIVAAVDGLLLSGGVDVDPLLFGEQPHPLMGDICPDRDRFELALTRLALARDLPVLAICRGIQLLNVAAGGTLWQDISLAVQQPLKHDQQAPRRYGTHTIQIQAGSRLAAAWGDSMVVNSFHHQAVNRVAEGFQVTARSADGIVEGLESNRHTYVVGVQCHPECMYQDARILALFKSFVQAAMNKRTG, from the coding sequence ATGAGGCCGGTAATCGGTATTACCAGTTCCTACGACCGGGAAAGCGGTCGCACGTTTTTGAGCAGGTATTATGTAGAGGCGGTGCAGGCTGCCGGTGGATTGCCTTTAGTGCTGCCCTGTATCCTGGCTGAGGAGCAGGCAGAAGAAATTGTGGCGGCGGTGGACGGCCTGCTGTTATCCGGCGGGGTAGATGTGGATCCCCTGTTGTTTGGTGAACAACCTCATCCCCTGATGGGGGATATTTGCCCGGACCGGGATCGTTTTGAACTGGCCCTTACCCGGCTGGCGCTGGCCCGGGACCTGCCTGTGCTGGCCATTTGCCGCGGTATCCAGCTGCTTAATGTGGCTGCCGGCGGTACCCTCTGGCAGGATATCAGTTTAGCTGTGCAGCAGCCATTAAAACATGACCAGCAGGCACCCCGCCGGTACGGTACCCATACCATTCAAATACAGGCGGGCAGCCGGTTGGCAGCTGCCTGGGGCGACAGTATGGTGGTTAACTCCTTTCATCATCAGGCGGTAAACCGGGTGGCCGAAGGCTTCCAGGTTACCGCCCGGTCTGCTGACGGAATTGTGGAAGGATTAGAAAGTAACAGGCACACCTATGTGGTGGGGGTACAGTGCCATCCCGAATGTATGTACCAGGATGCCCGTATCCTGGCTTTATTTAAAAGTTTTGTGCAGGCCGCGATGAATAAACGAACCGGTTAA
- a CDS encoding spore coat associated protein CotJA — MFREEKPSEQPVVQAAPMSPGQSGMLYPGPGMMPNYPAMPGGQAGYCPYPGWQLAQVYIPIQPCGDAQFDLRKALEAGTLYPSLYQPYPR; from the coding sequence TTGTTCAGAGAAGAAAAACCGTCCGAGCAGCCGGTGGTTCAGGCTGCACCTATGAGCCCCGGCCAAAGCGGCATGCTTTATCCCGGGCCGGGCATGATGCCCAATTACCCCGCTATGCCCGGCGGCCAAGCCGGCTATTGCCCTTATCCCGGCTGGCAACTGGCACAGGTTTATATTCCCATCCAACCCTGCGGGGATGCTCAGTTTGATCTGAGAAAAGCCCTGGAAGCAGGCACCCTGTACCCTTCTTTATACCAACCCTATCCTCGTTAA
- a CDS encoding rhomboid family intramembrane serine protease, whose protein sequence is MIPLKDNIPSRSFPLVTLLLIGLNTLAWLYELSLGPYMDDLILFFGVTPAQLFHMGLGSQLFVMTTAMFLHGSWMHFLGNMLYLWIFGDNVEDRMGKLRFLLFYLITGYLATLAHVISDPSSASPLIGASGAIAGVLGGYFILYPYARVLTLIPIFIFIQIIRIPAFYFLGFWFLLQILNQAFSLPGTQSVAFLAHIAGFAAGALLVKRFQKTYRY, encoded by the coding sequence GTGATTCCACTTAAAGACAATATTCCTTCAAGGAGTTTTCCTTTGGTTACTTTGCTCCTTATCGGCCTTAATACCCTGGCCTGGCTGTACGAACTGTCCCTGGGCCCCTATATGGATGATTTGATTCTGTTTTTCGGTGTAACCCCGGCGCAGCTGTTCCACATGGGTTTGGGCAGCCAGCTGTTTGTTATGACAACCGCCATGTTTTTGCACGGCAGCTGGATGCACTTTTTGGGCAATATGCTATATTTGTGGATTTTTGGGGACAACGTGGAAGATCGTATGGGAAAGTTACGGTTCTTGCTGTTTTACCTGATAACCGGCTATCTTGCCACCCTGGCCCATGTTATTTCTGACCCGTCCTCCGCTTCGCCGTTAATCGGTGCCAGCGGAGCCATAGCCGGCGTGTTGGGAGGCTATTTTATTCTTTATCCTTACGCCAGGGTGCTTACATTAATCCCTATTTTTATTTTTATCCAAATCATCCGGATACCTGCTTTTTATTTCTTGGGCTTTTGGTTTCTGCTGCAAATTTTAAATCAAGCCTTTAGTTTGCCGGGTACCCAGTCGGTGGCTTTTTTGGCCCATATTGCCGGATTTGCCGCAGGAGCCCTGCTGGTAAAAAGGTTTCAAAAAACTTACCGCTATTAA